The following coding sequences are from one Gigantopelta aegis isolate Gae_Host chromosome 15, Gae_host_genome, whole genome shotgun sequence window:
- the LOC121389818 gene encoding uncharacterized protein K02A2.6-like, which translates to MSDHVPAPKPLSLEGNVSENWRRWLQQYTLYMCATVKDKKNEKLQCATFLSLAGESAIELSNTFVFEENENWKIAPLIKKFDDYCTPKKHETYERHIFNGRVQKPDETFDQFLTDLRQLSKDCHYGELRDELIRDRIIEGVRDITTRARLLREGDLSLDKCIEICRTAEVTASHMKVMTDQSVVVDAVHKKCTQNYKPIRKYDATLTHGRTVDCSRCGLIHRGRIGPAQGKTCFKCGGQNHFQKMCRTKLHKSPSSGVDRRQTISQTPDRKQHNEQKVYSVDTEFFVDTVQSVNKGSESWIVPILINKTLVPLKLDTGSDVNILGYKDFQNLLQKPKLNSSKVLLKAYDGGNVPVKGQCVLELCYKDSRYRALFIISDEDVRPILGCKSCEKMGLVKRVLSLEHHVETDIKVDVFKEYADTFEGLGCLPGKVSIKLHNDAIPVVEPCRKVPFALYDKLKAELHKMEDMKVIEKIEEPTEWVNSLVVVHKANGKLRVCMDPRNLNKAILREHFKLPTRGEIMSRFAGAKVFSKLDASNGFWQIQLDEQSSRLCTFNSPIGRFRFLRLPFGISSAPEIYHRIIHSLFEHMDGVDTSMDNIIVWGKDEQEHNRRLCQVLEKARKVGLKLQKEKCEIGVSELTFLGDTLSKDGLKPDPKKVEAICSIETPTCKKDLQRFLGMINYLARFLPDLSERTATLRELLDKNNNFDWTPNHDTAFEKLKSLVSSKTVLQYYDPLKSIKISCDASQKGLGAVLLQKHAEEWLPVAYASRATSETESRYAPIEREALAITYACERFQQYICGQTVEVETDHKPLIAIFSKGLNDCPARIQRLRLRLQKYDIHLAYIPGRFMYTADTLSRTPIEGQNSTTENDVETYVDGVISSIPVSDQKQEEICKSTAEDAVMQSLVNTILNGWPEERSQCRKELIPFWNYRDELSVINGMVFKGTRVVIPDKMRSCILGKIHVGHMGMEKCKQRAREVVFWPCMNQDIVKLVKQCETCQANQKQQMAEPLLSHPLPMRPWQKVSTDVFELGRKDYIVIVDSYSNYPEVIGLSSQSSSSVILAMKTTFARHGIPEEVLSNNGPCYSSMEFAQFSKDWDFQHVTSSP; encoded by the coding sequence ATGTCGGATCACGTCCCTGCTCCAAAACCGCTATCCCTAGAAGGAAACGTTTCAGAAAATTGGCGCCGTTGGCTGCAGCAATATACACTGTACATGTGCGCGACGGTAAAGGATAAGAAAAACGAAAAGTTACAATGCGCGACATTTCTGTCCCTTGCTGGTGAGTCTGCAATTGAACTGTCGAACACTTTTGTGTTTGAGGAAAATGAAAATTGGAAAATAGCGCCGCTAATTAAAAAGTTTGATGACTATTGTACACCGAAAAAACACGAAACGTACGAAAGGCATATATTCAATGGTCGTGTCCAAAAACCTGATGAAACTTTTGATCAGTTTTTAACAGATCTGAGACAGCTATCCAAAGACTGTCATTATGGAGAACTTAGAGATGAGTTAATAAGAGATAGAATCATTGAGGGTGTTCGCGATATTACAACAAGAGCACGTTTGCTGAGAGAAGGGGACTTATCTCTAGATAAATGTATTGAAATTTGCCGTACAGCTGAGGTAACCGCTTCTCACATGAAAGTCATGACAGATCAGTCTGTAGTTGTTGACGCAGTGCATAAAAAATGTACACAAAATTACAAACCAATTCGAAAATATGATGCTACTTTAACACACGGTCGAACTGTTGATTGCTCAAGATGTGGTTTGATTCACCGTGGTCGAATCGGCCCAGCACAAGGCAAAACCTGTTTTAAATGTGGTGGCCaaaatcattttcaaaaaatgtGTCGCACCAAACTACACAAAAGTCCCTCGTCTGGAGTTGACAGAAGACAAACAATAAGCCAAACGCCTGATCGCAAACAACACAATGAACAAAAAGTTTATTCAGTTGATACAGAGTTCTTTGTTGACACAGTTCAGTCAGTAAATAAAGGAAGTGAATCATGGATTGTTccaatattaataaacaaaactctTGTACCTTTAAAACTTGACACAGGTTCAGATGTGAACATATTGGGTTACAAAGATTTTCAAAACTTGTTGCAAAAGCCAAAACTAAACAGCAGTAAGGTTCTATTGAAAGCATATGATGGAGGAAATGTACCGGTAAAAGGTCAGTGTGTACTGGAACTTTGCTACAAGGATAGTCGATACAGAGCATTGTTTATCATCAGTGATGAAGATGTACGACCTATTTTGGGCTGCAAGTCATGCGAAAAAATGGGTTTGGTGAAACGAGTACTGTCACTTGAACATCACGTTGAAACGGATATCAAGGTAGATGTATTCAAGGAGTATGCTGATACATTTGAAGGTCTTGGTTGTCTCCCAGGAAAAGTTAGCATAAAACTGCATAATGATGCAATACCAGTTGTTGAGCCATGTAGGAAAGTACCATTTGCCTTATATGATAAGCTCAAAGCAGAACTTCATAAGATGGAAGACATGAAGGTGATTGAAAAAATTGAAGAGCCAACAGAATGGGTGAATTCACTTGTTGTAGTACACAAGGCTAATGGAAAACTTCGAGTCTGTATGGATCCGCGGAACTTGAATAAAGCAATTCTTCGGGAACATTTTAAACTCCCTACTCGTGGGGAAATAATGTCACGATTTGCAGGAGCTAAAGTCTTTTCGAAACTTGACGCGTCAAATGGGTTCTGGCAAATACAGTTGGATGAACAGAGTTCACGATTATGCACATTCAATTCGCCAATCGGAAGATTTCGTTTTCTCAGACTGCCATTTGGTATATCGAGTGCACCTGAAATTTATCACagaatcattcattcattattcgaACACATGGATGGAGTTGATACATCTATGGATAATATCATTGTCTGGGGTAAAGATGAACAAGAGCATAACAGAAGATTGTGCCAAGTTCTTGAAAAAGCAAGAAAAGTTGGACTTAAACTTCAAAAAGAAAAGTGTGAAATTGGTGTTTCAGAACTAACATTCCTTGGAGATACTCTGTCAAAAGATGGTTTAAAGCCTGATCCTAAGAaagtagaagcaatctgcagcATAGAAACTCCAACATGCAAGAAAGATCTCCAAAGATTTCTTGGTATGATAAATTACCTGGCTCGCTTTCTGCCGGATTTATCCGAACGAACAGCAACTCTGAGAGAACTATTGgacaaaaacaataactttGATTGGACACCAAATCATGATACTGCTTTCGAGAAACTGAAATCCTTAGTGTCAAGCAAGACTGTACTTCAGTATTATGATCCGTTAAAATCCATAAAAATTTCTTGTGATGCAAGTCAGAAAGGCTTGGGTGCAGTTTTACTTCAAAAACATGCTGAAGAATGGCTTCCAGTAGCTTATGCCTCAAGAGCAACTTCAGAAACCGAAAGCCGATATGCGCCTATTGAAAGAGAAGCTCTGGCAATCACGTATGCATGTGAACGTTTTCAGCAGTATATTTGTGGCCAAACTGTGGAAGTAGAAACTGACCACAAACCCCTGATTGCAATATTCTCAAAAGGATTGAACGATTGTCCAGCAAGAATCCAGAGATTACGACTTCGATTACAGAAGTATGACATACACCTTGCCTACATACCAGGTAGATTCATGTACACAGCAGATACCCTTTCCAGAACGCCTATTGAAGGTCAGAATTCCACAACAGAAAATGATGTAGAAACATACGTTGATGGTGTTATTTCGTCAATCCCAGTAAGTGACCAGAAACAAGAAGAAATCTGCAAAAGTACAGCAGAAGATGCAGTGATGCAATCTCTTGTAAACACAATATTGAATGGGTGGCCAGAAGAAAGGTCACAGTGCCGAAAAGAGTTGATACCTTTTTGGAATTACAGAGATGAACTATCAGTCATTAACGGAATGGTGTTTAAAGGAACGCGAGTTGTGATTCCAGATAAGATGCGTTCTTGCATTCTTGGGAAAATTCATGTAGGACACATGGGTATGGAAAAGTGCAAGCAGAGAGCTCGAGAAGTAGTTTTTTGGCCTTGCATGAACCAGGATATTGTCAAATTGGTAAAGCAGTGTGAAACATGTCAAGCTAATCAGAAGCAGCAAATGGCTGAACCTCTACTCTCACATCCATTGCCAATGCGACCATGGCAAAAAGTATCAACAGATGTGTTTGAACTCGGGAGAAAAGActacattgttattgttgattcATATTCAAATTATCCAGAGGTGATAGGACTGTCAAGTCAGTCGAGCAGCTCGGTGATACTAGCAATGAAAACTACATTTGCTAGACATGGCATTCCGGAAGAAGTTCTCAGTAATAATGGACCATGCTACAGTAGTATGGAATTCGCTCAGTTTTCAAAAGATTGGGATTTCCAACATGTTACAAGTAGTCCGTAA